A genomic segment from Branchiostoma floridae strain S238N-H82 chromosome 7, Bfl_VNyyK, whole genome shotgun sequence encodes:
- the LOC118420265 gene encoding zinc finger protein 845-like, with translation MEDPSSRQRGAKPYMCGECGYRTAHKCDLSRHMRTHTGERPYMCDQCDYSAARKAQLDLHHLAKHTSEKSYVCDECGYKTAVKSNLSRHVRIHTGKKPYKCDQCDYSAARKYHLDRHRAKHTGEKPFKCDQCDYSAAQKSSLDKHLAKHTGENLYICDECGYKTAEKSNLSSHVRLHTGKKPYKCDQCDYSAAWKASLNYHHLAKHTSEKPYVCDECGYRTACRSTLARHMRTHTGEKPYNCDQCDYSAARKAQLDYHHLAKHTSEKSYVCDECGYKTALKSYLSQHVQIHTGKKSYICEECGYRAARKSTLTRHMRIHTGKKTYKCDQCDYSAAQKSHLDQHLAKHTGENLYICDECGYKTAQKSNLSSHVRIHTGEKPYKCDQCDYSAAWKASLDHHHLAKHTSEKSYICDECGYRAALISTLARHMRTHTGDKPYKCDQCDYSAAQKSSLDVHHLAKHTSEKPFVCDKCEYKTAQRSNLTQHMKTHTGEKPYKCNQCDYSAAQKSSLDQHVAKHTGMNLFVCDECGYKTALKLNLSRHVRIHTGEKPFKCDQCDYSAAQKSNLKQHLAKHTSEKP, from the coding sequence ATGGAAGATCCCAGCTCCAGACAGCGTGGAgcaaagccctacatgtgtggggagtgtgggtacaggacagctcacaagtgtgacttatccagacacatgagaacccatacaggggaaagaccctacatgtgtgaccagtgtgactattctgcagcaaggaAAGCCCAGTTGGACCTTCACCATCTTGCTAAGCACACAAGTGAGAAATCCTACGTTTGtgatgagtgtgggtacaagacagCGGTAAAGTCGAACCTATCCCGACATGTACGAATTCATACAGgcaaaaaaccctacaagtgcgaccagtgtgactattctgcagcacggaaataTCATTTGGACAGGCATCGTGCAAAACAtaccggagagaaacccttcaagtgtgaccagtgtgactattctgcagcacagaaatccagtttggacaaacatctagcaaaacacactggtgagaaccTCTACATATGtgatgagtgtgggtacaagacagCCGAAAAGTCGAACTTATCCAGCCATGTCCGACTTCATACTGgcaaaaaaccctacaagtgcgaccagtgtgactattctgcagcatgGAAAGCCAGTTTGAACTATCACCATCTTGCTAAACACACAAGTGAGAAACCCTACGTTTGtgatgagtgtgggtacaggacagcttgcAGGTCTACCCTGGctagacacatgagaacccatacaggggagaaaccctacaactgtgaccagtgtgactactctgcAGCAAGAAAAGCCCAATTGGATTATCACCATCTTGCCAAACACACAAGTGAGAAATCCTACGTTTGtgatgagtgtgggtacaagacagCGCTAAAATCGTACCTATCCCAACATGTACAAATTCACACTGGAAAGAAATCTTACATTTGTgaggagtgtggatacagggcagcTCGAAAGTCTACCTTGACTAGACACATGAGAATTCATACTGGCAAAAAAacgtacaaatgtgaccagtgtgactattctgcagcacagaaaagcCATTTAgaccaacatctagcaaaacacactggtgagaaccTCTACATTTGtgatgagtgtgggtacaagacagCGCAAAAGTCGAACTTATCCAGCCATGTACGAATTCATAcaggcgaaaaaccctacaagtgcgaccagtgtgactattctgcagcatgGAAAGCCAGTTTGGACCATCACCATCTTGCTAAACACACAAGTGAGAAATCCTACATTTGTGATGAGTGTGGATATAGAGCAGCTCTAATATCTACCCTGGctagacacatgagaacccatacaggtgacaaaccctacaagtgtgaccagtgtgactattctgcagcacaaaaatcCAGTTTGGACGTTCATCATCTCGCTAAACACACAAGTGAGAAACCTTTCGTATGTGACAAGTGTGAATACAAGACAGCTCAAAGGTCTAACCTAACccaacacatgaaaactcatactggggagaaaccctacaagtgcaaccagtgtgactattctgcagcgcagaaatccagtttggaccaacatgtagcaaaacacaccggtatGAACCTCTTCGTTTGtgatgagtgtgggtacaagacagCGCTAAAGTTGAACCTATCTCGACATGTACGAATTCATACTGgggaaaaacccttcaagtgtgaccagtgtgactattctgctgcacagaaaagcAATCTGAagcaacatctagccaaacacaccagTGAGaaaccttaa